In Bacteroidota bacterium, the DNA window GTAACTTCATCACCTTCTTCAACATAAAACTTGATGCGTCGTGCAACGGTTCCTGCAATCTGGCGCATTAAAATTTCCATGTTATCATCCTCATCCTCAATTACATACGTAGTTCTTTCGTTTTCGGTAGAAGATTTTGGGTCCCATGCAAGCAGGTATTTTCCGGGATGGTATTTAAAGTATTTTACTTGTCCGCTGATTGGTGTGCGGTTAATATGCACGTTTTTCACGCTCATAAAAATCGAAACCTGTAATCTGCGATCTTTAAAATATTCGTTTTCGGTAGTTTCTTCAATTACCACAACTTTACCATCCGCAGGAGCAATAATGGCGCCTTCTTCAATAAAAAGACGGCGTTTTGGGTTGCGAAAAAACATCATCACAAACAAAATACCACCCAAAGAGGCGATTAAAATGAGGGTGTTGAACAGTCTTTCTTCCGGTAAAAAGTAGTGCGTGGCAAAATTTAAAGCGACTAAAAAGGCCAAAAAAGCGATAATAATGTTACGACCTTCTTTATGAATGAATCTTAGCATAGTATAGTTTCCCTATTGAATAGGGATGCAAAGGTAATACAATTTATACGTCATTTTTGTTCGGGGTTCCTAAACTAAGTTAAAGAAGTTCAAAACCCAGAGATAGGCTATTGAAAATGGCACTGCTATCACAAACCCGTCGAAACGGTCCAGAAACCCGCCATGGCCGGGTAAAATGCTGCCACTGTCTTTAATATGTATGCTCCGTTTCAGCAGCGATTCGGCTAAATCGCCCAAAGTGGCGCTCAGCGATACAATTATTGCCCAACCCATCCATTGAAACAGGGTTAGGTCGTCATATAACACACTTAAAATTACTGAGCAGACAATAGTCATCAACATTCCTCCCCAAAAGCCTTCCCAAGTTTTTTTAGGAGATATGCGTTCAAATAGCTTCGTTTTGCCAAAAAGGCGACCCGCGAAATAGGCAAATGAGTCGTTAAACCAAACCATAAAAAGTAGTCCTACGGCGAACCAAGTGTTTATGACATCCTCCTCTAATCCGTAATTGATATAATGGCCGAATGCCATCGGAATATAAATAATGCCCAATATGTTTAATCCAATATGTTGAAACGGATTGTCACGATTATAAAATATTTCCGCAATTATAAATCCCGCTAAAAAAGCAATATTTAAACCCCCAAGCAAGTTGATAAACCGAGCATCAAAAAAATATTTGTTTAGAATTATAAAAAATATTAAACCAACCAGAATTGCATAAACAATTTCGAAAATCGGTTTTTTTGTAGAAAGATTGCTAACAGTTCGCATATATTCAACATGAGTTGCAGTGCCAATCAAACCAAATACAATAACAAATGCCCACGCATCTAAAAATATGCTGCCTATAATAACGCCTGCACCAAGTAATCCTGTTATTATTCGTAACGCTAAATTTTTCATTCGGGTAAGTTATAAATAAAGTCAAGTGCTTCTTCAGCTTGTTTAAAATGGACGTATAACGATATTTCTCCGGATAATATTCCTTCTCCGTAAGGGTGAATTAATTTATCGAACAAAACAACAAATATTTTTTGTTCCTCAAGCATCTCCTTTATGTATAAT includes these proteins:
- a CDS encoding phosphatidylserine decarboxylase family protein, which translates into the protein MLRFIHKEGRNIIIAFLAFLVALNFATHYFLPEERLFNTLILIASLGGILFVMMFFRNPKRRLFIEEGAIIAPADGKVVVIEETTENEYFKDRRLQVSIFMSVKNVHINRTPISGQVKYFKYHPGKYLLAWDPKSSTENERTTYVIEDEDDNMEILMRQIAGTVARRIKFYVEEGDEVTQGSEFGFIKFGSRVDLFLPLDSKVEVNIGEKVKGGQTVIARIARTK
- a CDS encoding phosphatidate cytidylyltransferase, encoding MKNLALRIITGLLGAGVIIGSIFLDAWAFVIVFGLIGTATHVEYMRTVSNLSTKKPIFEIVYAILVGLIFFIILNKYFFDARFINLLGGLNIAFLAGFIIAEIFYNRDNPFQHIGLNILGIIYIPMAFGHYINYGLEEDVINTWFAVGLLFMVWFNDSFAYFAGRLFGKTKLFERISPKKTWEGFWGGMLMTIVCSVILSVLYDDLTLFQWMGWAIIVSLSATLGDLAESLLKRSIHIKDSGSILPGHGGFLDRFDGFVIAVPFSIAYLWVLNFFNLV
- a CDS encoding DUF2007 domain-containing protein encodes the protein MMVYSTTDNLKALYIKEMLEEQKIFVVLFDKLIHPYGEGILSGEISLYVHFKQAEEALDFIYNLPE